A stretch of DNA from Dehalobacterium formicoaceticum:
GGCCACCAGCGGTATAGATGCGATTTTGACCCGGCGGGGCAGCAGATTCAGTTTTGTCTTGAGGGCTTCCCTGGCTTTGAGGTCCATGTCCCGGGCGAGATAGGCCAAGGCATCCCCTTGGCGCTCGCCCCGGTGCAGTCCGATGAGGGCGTTGACGAGAAAGGAAATATCGGTCAGGCCGAGACGCGCGTTGAAGTTGCGCAGCGCGGCTTCAATGCTGATGGACTTCATCTCCAGGACCAGAATGGAGATGTCGTCATAGAACACGTCGCTGGCAACGCGCAGATAATCTTCAAAGATTTGCACCAGGTCCGCCTGGACGACGGTTTTTTGGCTGTCTCCCCGCATGTCGTCCAGCTTGTACAGGATGGAGCGGATAAAACTTGGCATTTCCATTTCAATGCGCTTCTTTTTCGCTTTCAGTTGGTCTTTCAGGTCGGACGTAAAATGGAAATAGACAACCACCGCGAAGATGACAATGATCGGAGTGAGGCTTGCCGCGCCGATGAGCAAAAGCGGAATCAGGAGCAGCAGGGTGAAGGCGGCGCAGATAAGCGCCCTTGCCTGGTATTCCTGGGGTGTGAGGCCCAGCCCCCCACGCCGCAGCATGGAGAACATCCTTGCTTCCTGTACGGGGTCGAGCCGGATCAGCCGGGCAACCGGCTTGACCAGGGGCATGACCAAGCGGTTCAGCAGCCGTTTGCCCGGTTTCTCTTTTTGGGTCTGCAAATTTCTCAGGTTTTTCTTCATGCTGGCCCTGGGGATTTTCCAAAGCTCCCGGCAAATGAAAAATCCTGCCGCCAGCAGCAGGATGAAAACGACAATTTGGTAAAACAACGGTGAACCTCCTTTGCTATCGGTTGGCCGGTTTCGTCGCCCGCAGCACGTAAAAGGCCGTGCCAAGGGCGGTCAGCAGCATGAGGACAACCAGCAGCTTGCCGATGGCGGTTGCGGTTAGGATGGAAAACCATTCGGCGTTGGAGAAGCGCATGAGGGGAATCACGCTGAACATCAGGGCCGCGGTCAATAAATAGTCCCGCCAGACGCGTACCATCATGCCGTCGCTCTCCACTTGCATGGACTTGGCGTCGTTCATGGCCTTTACTATAGGAAACAAAGCGAATTTCAACCGCCGGTCGTGATGACAAAGAATAAGCATTTTGGTCCACTCGGCAAAATAGCGGTTGCGTATTTTTGCCGACAAACGGTACAATCCATGTTCGATGTTGGGATTGATGTATTTTATTTCCGAAATAAACTCGTCAAAGGGCGTGATGGTTCTCAGATGGATTGGAAGGTAACGGTTTTTTTCTTCAACATACAACTCGATTGCTTTGACAATATCGTCGCAAGAGGCGTAGGCGTTGGTAATGACGGACATTGTGTTCTCCAATCCTTCTATTTCCTCCCGCGCCACCGTCGCGCTTTTTACGGTCAGGAAGATGTAGGGGACGGGAAGCAGACATGCCGCCGCTACCGCCGCCAGGTCCGGGCTGTTAAACAGCATCATTCCGGACAGAAAACCACCTGCCGCCGTTGCCAGCATCATCATGAGAAATTTCTTCCGCGTGCAGCGGGTCTGCCGGAACAGGGTTTGCAAGCGGATGGCGATTCGCTCGGCGGTTTTCAGCTTTGCGCCTGTGAGATAGAGGCGGCGTTTTTTCAGCAGGTTCTGCTCCACCGCAAAAGGGTTCAGGTTTAGCAGAAGGAACAGGGCAAAGCTAATAAGCCCGAACACAAGCATCAGGAATAGATGAATAGAGTTCATGGGGAGCCTCCTTCCGCACCTTCCGCAAAGCGGCGGATTTCCTTTTGCGGAACGCCACCTATTAAGAGCTTTTCGGCCAGCGCCGGGGAAATGTTGCCCAAACGCCGGTGGCTTCCCGCTACTTTGGCAATTCTTTCGGCTTTGTCATGCTCATAGTGGTCCACTGCATAGCGGTAAAGGGTGGTGCCGGTGACTTCACCATTCCGCACGCCGGTGGCTTCAAAAATCTCCATGTATTTGCGGGATTTGTCCGGGAGCTGCCGTTTGAAAACCATAATCGGAAACGCTTCAACGATATTGCGCAGCAACCGTTCCTCCGACAGTGAGGTCCCGGCTTCCAGGCACATGGTTAAAATCCTGTCGTAAGCGGATCCGGCGCTGTTGGCGTGCAGGGTGCTCACAATGGTGTGCCCCGTCCGCCCGGCCTCCTGCACGGTCAAGGCCTCCGAACCGCGCATTTCCGCCGGGACAAGTATTTCCGGGTGCAGCCGTAGCGACAGCTTTAATAAGTCCAGCATGGTGACGGGATTTGGCGCTTCTTTTGTCAAAAGGTGAATCACGTCATTGGACATAATGCCGTTTTCATCGTACTTGGCCAGGGATAATTCCCGCGTGTCCTCGATGGTGACAATGCGCTTTGCGGGAGCTACGGAACTGAGGATATAGCCCATGTCTGCCGTTTTGCCGCTGCCGGTGGCTCCGGCGATGGCTATGGAAACGCCATTGTTGACACAGATAGTCAAAAAGTCCAATTCCTCCGCCGTCGCCGTCCCCCAGCGAATCAGGTTCTGCCTGGTGATGAAAGACGGCTTTTGCTTGCGGATGGAGGCGATGGCTCCGGCGTTTGCGTCAACACAGGGCTCTATTGCGCCCGACATTCTGACGCCCCGTGAAATATAGCTGTCCCCGACAGGCTTCGAGCCATCAAGGATTACGCCGCCAAACCTGCTCATTTTCCTGACGATGTTGGCGCAGGCTTCCGGGCTGCCGAAGGTTTCCGGCAGGCGCACCTTTTTGTCCTTGTACTGCACCCAGACGCCGCTATAGCCATTGACATTGATTTCCTCGGTATCGTCGTCCTGCAAATAGGGGGATAAAAGCCCCATAAAGGCCATATCGTTATATACCGCGTCCACCAGCTCGGAAATGTTCCGCACGTCCTTAGCTACCAATTGTTCGCTGGCTAAGTAGCGCATAATCAGGTCTTTGAGCTTGGCTTCAGCTTCTTGGGAGTACAGGACCTGGGCTAGCTCCGTGGAATGGTTTTGAGCGATAATGCGCTGTAATTTGTCTAAAATCTCGCCGTAGTCCCGCGCCTCCAGGTTGCTTTCCTCAGTGGCGGAACGCCGCTTATTAGCGCGATAGATCAAGTCATGGATGGAAAATCGGCTGTTCATGGCTTGCCACCTCCGCAGATTCCGTCAGCAATCTGTTCCAGCACCTTGCCGTAATACCGGCAGGCCCGGTCGCGGTGGAAATACAAGGGCGTTCCAGCGTTTTGCAGCTCGCTGGCTCGCTTGACGTAAGGCAGCTCAAAGGGAAAGTAAAGTCCGGTCATCTCCCGGTAGGTCTGATCGTCGAATTCGCCGTTAGGAGCTTGCAGGATATGGATTTGCTTTTCCGCTATGTGCAACTCCCGCACAAAATCGGCAACGCCCTGATGCCACATCTGCGCCGCAATGGAAGGCCGGTGCAGGGTGCAGATTGTTTCCGCCAGCCACAAGCCCACGCCTGACACCGGGTTTGTCAGCTCCGCGGCTCCGTCGATGATTAGAATGTCGAACACCACGGATGCGGCGTTGATCATCTGTTCCACCTGCTCAAGGGTCACGGTATCACAGAGAAGGCCGGTATAGCGGCTGGGTGGGGACAGGAAAAACAGGTTTTTGCTCTCTCCGGACGCTACGAATTTTTCCCCGATGTTGGGGTTGTCTTCGCTTAGTGCCCGGAACATGCCCTTATCCGGGGGGACATTCTGGCCGAAGAAGATTTGCAGCTCTCCGAAGACCAAATTGGAAGAAATGAGGGCCACCAGACGCTCACGGACGGAAAGGGCGTAAGCCAGGTTGGTCGCGAAGGTGCTTTTTCCGCTGTTGTTGCCGCCCCAGACGGTGATGATTTTACTGCTCATGGCTCACACCCCGTTTCTCAAAGACCAAGTGCAGTTTGCCGGTGTATTCGGCCTGGATAAGCCTTTCCGCTTGCGCTTCGGTGACGATCAATGTCACGGCTTTCACGATGGGGTCCCCGGTGGAGGACTGGCTTTCGGCCTGCTGCTTCCGGACCTGGGCGGCATCCTGGGCGCGGGCATTCTCCGCGCTGTAAACCTCCAGTTCTTTTAATTCGGAATAGATGATCACCTGCGGAGAGGCGCTTTGCCCGTTGGGTGATTTGTCCGTAAACACGGCCACCGTTACGATGTCACCGCTTCTTAGGTGGGAGGATAATCCCGCCGCGATGCTGGGCACGCTGATAGTGACCAAACGTTGATTGTTTGCGGCAATGCGGTCAAGCAGCTTGCTGGCAACCGTTCCGCCGAGTTTTTGCGGAAACAAAAAATCTCCCTTGGCAATGTCCGTCTGCGCGATTTTTCCAATAATCAGGGACTTGTCATTCATGACATTCTCCGGCAGGCCATAGCTTCCGACTTCCGCTGAAACAAGGTGTTTGTCCTGGATTTCCGTCCCTGCTGGGATGTCCGCTGCCGCCCGCAACACTGTCGCGGTCGCGTTTTTGCTTTCGTAAAAGCGAGGCAACAGAAAAAACGAAACGCCCGCCGCCAGGATTAGGCAAAGGGCGCTTAAAAATATCCGATTCTTGAGTAGCTTCAAATTGTTTTGTTCCTCCTTTCAAGTTTTTAAAAATAAGGATAAAGGAAGGCTTTACCAGCCGAAAAAGAGCAGAATTTTTTTTTCGGCTGGTAAGTTTTCAGTGGGATAAAGGCATTGAGAAGGAGAATGAGGAAAAAGCGGCGCTATTTGCACTTTTCGTAAGCCACCCTCGGGGTAAAACCACTTTTTTAATCATGGAATGTTACACACTTTTTTTTGCCGCATTTTCCTTTATACTCGTCGAAGTGTAAACAATACTTGCAATCCCGTTCCTCCGCCACTTTAACGGGTTTGCGGTCATGTCCCGGTTTTTCCTGCATTAAGCGTTCGTATGCGCGCAGAGGGCCTTCTGTAAAGTGCATGAAAGCACCTCCTTTCAAAAGAAGGCACAAAAAAACCCTCATTCATTAAAGAGGGGATTGCTATAGGTAGCGGTCAAATACCGATTTATCGTTCCTGCTCCCGCTGTCGCTTTTTGTACCAGCTTTCAAGCAACTGAACAATTAAGTCCTCTTTTTGTTTTTCGGTAAAGTTACTAGGGAAAAAACGGTCGATGCGCTCACGCTGGATATTGAATTTTTCCTTTTGATTGGGCTTTTCTTCAGTGAGAATAGAAAAGATGACGTCCACACTCAGCCGCCCGTCCTGACTGAGCTTTTTCATCCGTTGCGCCTGCGCCAAAGACGGAGTGCAGTCTTCCGATTGCATGGTTTCATAAAGCTCCTGCTGTTCCTTTTCGGCCAAATAGGAAAGCTCCACAGCAGGATTAAAGGCAATTTGCTTTTCGTCTACCATTTCAAGAATGGAGGGGAGCAAGGAGGTAAGGCGAATATGGCGGAAAATCTGATTTTTACTTTCGCCCATTTGTTCTGCTAAAATTTCACTTGATTTTTTACCGTCTAACTTGTTCCCAACTTGGGAACAAGTTAAATCTGTTCTTTGTCCCTGCCTGTTCATGGCTTCCAGCTTCATTTTATAGGCAAAAGCTTTCTCGCTTGGCAGGATGCTTTCCCTTTGTAGGTTGCTGTCAACCATAATAATGGTGGCCTGATCATCGTCCAGTTCCCGGACAATGCAGGGCATTGTTTCCAATCCCGCAAGCTTGCTTGCCTTTTTGCGCCGGTGCCCGGCCACCATTTCAAAGCCGCCGCCTGTTTTTGGCCGCACGAGGCCGGGGACCAAAACGCCATACTGCTTTACGCTGTCCGCCATTTCCAGCATGGCTTCATCCGCTTTTACCTTAAAAGGATGGTTTGGGAAGTCGCTGATTTCAGACAGGGGAATGTCCAGCACCTTTT
This window harbors:
- a CDS encoding ATPase, T2SS/T4P/T4SS family; translated protein: MNSRFSIHDLIYRANKRRSATEESNLEARDYGEILDKLQRIIAQNHSTELAQVLYSQEAEAKLKDLIMRYLASEQLVAKDVRNISELVDAVYNDMAFMGLLSPYLQDDDTEEINVNGYSGVWVQYKDKKVRLPETFGSPEACANIVRKMSRFGGVILDGSKPVGDSYISRGVRMSGAIEPCVDANAGAIASIRKQKPSFITRQNLIRWGTATAEELDFLTICVNNGVSIAIAGATGSGKTADMGYILSSVAPAKRIVTIEDTRELSLAKYDENGIMSNDVIHLLTKEAPNPVTMLDLLKLSLRLHPEILVPAEMRGSEALTVQEAGRTGHTIVSTLHANSAGSAYDRILTMCLEAGTSLSEERLLRNIVEAFPIMVFKRQLPDKSRKYMEIFEATGVRNGEVTGTTLYRYAVDHYEHDKAERIAKVAGSHRRLGNISPALAEKLLIGGVPQKEIRRFAEGAEGGSP
- the cpaB gene encoding Flp pilus assembly protein CpaB; translated protein: MKLLKNRIFLSALCLILAAGVSFFLLPRFYESKNATATVLRAAADIPAGTEIQDKHLVSAEVGSYGLPENVMNDKSLIIGKIAQTDIAKGDFLFPQKLGGTVASKLLDRIAANNQRLVTISVPSIAAGLSSHLRSGDIVTVAVFTDKSPNGQSASPQVIIYSELKELEVYSAENARAQDAAQVRKQQAESQSSTGDPIVKAVTLIVTEAQAERLIQAEYTGKLHLVFEKRGVSHEQ
- a CDS encoding ParB/RepB/Spo0J family partition protein; the encoded protein is MAKSSARDSIKLASVDDLFTTEESRAEEQREKVLDIPLSEISDFPNHPFKVKADEAMLEMADSVKQYGVLVPGLVRPKTGGGFEMVAGHRRKKASKLAGLETMPCIVRELDDDQATIIMVDSNLQRESILPSEKAFAYKMKLEAMNRQGQRTDLTCSQVGNKLDGKKSSEILAEQMGESKNQIFRHIRLTSLLPSILEMVDEKQIAFNPAVELSYLAEKEQQELYETMQSEDCTPSLAQAQRMKKLSQDGRLSVDVIFSILTEEKPNQKEKFNIQRERIDRFFPSNFTEKQKEDLIVQLLESWYKKRQREQER
- a CDS encoding cobalamin biosynthesis protein CobQ gives rise to the protein MSSKIITVWGGNNSGKSTFATNLAYALSVRERLVALISSNLVFGELQIFFGQNVPPDKGMFRALSEDNPNIGEKFVASGESKNLFFLSPPSRYTGLLCDTVTLEQVEQMINAASVVFDILIIDGAAELTNPVSGVGLWLAETICTLHRPSIAAQMWHQGVADFVRELHIAEKQIHILQAPNGEFDDQTYREMTGLYFPFELPYVKRASELQNAGTPLYFHRDRACRYYGKVLEQIADGICGGGKP